The following coding sequences lie in one Sesamum indicum cultivar Zhongzhi No. 13 linkage group LG9, S_indicum_v1.0, whole genome shotgun sequence genomic window:
- the LOC105170220 gene encoding uncharacterized protein LOC105170220 isoform X3: MEETSETTSLNLSPNLNSSGRPGLPTKGSSSVVVLARPVNKSEGGLRKKLQSSLEAQIRFSIKKCRTLSGFEGGHAGSRSGAIASSTPLFSLDASKAVSLVDAGLSQSGESLEFAIGLVEEVLDGKATPDSLLLESHQQNANKEDILSVKDFIYRQSDLLRGRGGLAANSNSGSAASASATASGKTVTAPELPTLGIWSSSSQLILHGILSAKRACTYETKINRMREQDTASPTGENTATPSDPFESAVSLLENGIGLNTRFSTLWCQKAFPVAKAVYLDDLPPCYPSSQHEDHLKKALRALTSMVKGPAVQVYMKKLKDECTSIWSSGRQLCDAVSLTGKPCMHQKHDTQSLSAEDIKPHSSGYVYLHACACGRSRRLRPDPFDYETANGACNSFADCDKLLPAVQMPEASIKGPIQPSSWNLIRIGGAKYYDPSKGLLQSGFYATQKFLQRWTIFVEKLKEATHSLLNNSQQGVSDRTVRVETVIDAHFQTSDAAPLGTGGAQNGVGMQIRLPSDITGNTSKNISVGRGFSNFTMRKPFSEVVAGPAAANSGFPPLLSRKQPLPDVEKGVKQHHEPQQAADKLSEIVYNQESKRVANIASIDNAPNDNGIASNTYKYGNLFPHFGSNIVPLNTNSTEQIKAASVKRMTIYLGFEHECPRGHRFILTPDHLNDLGSSYLVPEENVVPLLVENLDKKQDAAKFGKIGGHGRTRRGSNGIIMAGGSSKSKNTEKSKEKVANGNMSNKSMQSTRQGKDQNERIKVTDVVKDLDADLRPTVDDGGGGASSLLNRSLPIYMNCPHCRNSTTKNDTTNIKFASTISQLQRIFVVTPAFPILLAADPIIQFELSCLPPSVPDREQKLRFSLGCPVILPPESFLSLRLPFVYGVELDDGSLHSLRPFENQPQLTAYIMKGTALQVVSSRGNLDPALVT, translated from the exons ATGGAGGAGACTTCGGAGACCACATCGCTTAATTTGTCTCCAAATTTGAACAGTTCGGGCAGACCAGGCTTGCCCACAAAAGGATCTAGCTCCGTTGTTGTGCTTGCACGACCTGTGAACAAATCTGAGGGTGGATTAAGGAAGAAACTACAATCTTCCCTTGAGGCACAAATTcgtttttcaataaaaaaatgtagaaCGCTTTCAGGTTTTGAAGGCGGCCATGCTGGGTCAAGGAGTGGTGCTATTGCAAGTTCAACCCCTCTATTTTCACTTGATGCATCAAAGGCTGTTTCACTTGTAGATGCTGGTTTAAGTCAGAGTGGTGAATCTCTTGAGTTCGCAATCGGCCTTGTCGAAGAAGTATTGGATGGGAAAGCGACACCAGATTCTCTTTTGCTTGAAAGCCACCAACAAAATGCAAACAAAGAGGACATTCTCTCTGTGAAGGATTTTATCTACAGGCAGTCTGATCTTCTAAGAGGAAGAGGCGGTTTAGCTGCTAACAGCAACAGTGGCTCTGCTGCCTCTGCCTCAGCTACTGCTTCTGGAAAGACAGTAACTGCTCCAGAGCTCCCAACTTTGGGGATCTGGTCATCTTCCTCTCAATTAATTCTTCATGGAATCCTGTCAGCAAAACGTGCTTGCACATATGAAACCAAAATCAACAGGATGCGTGAGCAGGATACTGCTTCACCAACTGGAGAAAATACAGCAACTCCTTCAGATCCATTCGAATCTGCAGTATCTCTTCTGGAGAATGGTATTGGATTGAACACTAGATTTTCAACCTTGTGGTGCCAAAAAGCCTTTCCAGTTGCCAAGGCAGTTTATTTAGATGATCTGCCTCCTTGTTATCCAAGTTCACAGCATGAGGACCATCTAAAGAAGGCCTTGCGTGCCCTTACCTCAATGGTGAAGGGACCTGCCGTGCAagtttatatgaaaaaattgaaggatgaATGCACATCTATCTGGAGTTCTGGAAGGCAACTATGTGATGCAGTTAGTCTAACTGGGAAACCTTGCATGCATCAAAAGCATGACACGCAATCTCTTTCGGCAGAGGACATAAAACCTCATTCAAGTGGATATGTATACCTCCATGCTTGTGCCTGTGGTCGTTCTAGGCGACTCCGACCAGATCCCTTTGATTATGAAACAGCAAATGGTGCATGCAATAGTTTTGCTGATTGCGATAAGCTTCTTCCTGCGGTCCAGATGCCAGAAGCAAGCATTAAGGGACCCATTCAACCTTCATCCTGGAATTTGATTCGTATTGGGGGTGCAAAGTACTATGACCCTTCAAAAGGTTTACTCCAGAGCGGCTTTTATGCAACTCAGAAGTTTCTTCAAAGATGGACTATATTTGTTGAGAAGCTAAAGGAAGCAACTCATTCCCTGCTAAATAACTCCCAGCAAGGTGTCTCAGACAGAACCGTTAGAGTTGAAACTGTTATAGATGCACATTTTCAGACATCTGATGCTGCTCCGTTGGGCACTGGCGGAGCGCAGAATGGAGTGGGGATGCAGATAAGGCTCCCTTCAGATATCACTGGAAACActagtaaaaatataagtgtTGGTAGAGGATTCTCTAACTTTACAATGAGAAAACCATTTTCTGAAGTTGTTGCTGGACCAGCTGCTGCCAACTCCGGATTTCCTCCACTTTTGTCTAGAAAACAACCTTTACCAGATGTTGAGAAAGGTGTAAAGCAACATCATGAACCACAACAGGCTGCAGACAAACTTAGTGAAATTGTCTACAATCAAGAATCTAAAAGGGTTGCGAATATTGCTTCAATTGACAATGCACCGAATGATAATGGCATTGCTAGCAATACCTATAAGTATGGCAATCTCTTTCCACATTTTGGCAGCAACATAGTTCCTTTAAATACGAACAGTACGGAACAGATCAAAGCTGCCAGTGTCAAGCGTATGACTATATATTTGGGGTTTGAACATGAGTGCCCTCgtggccacaggtttataTTAACTCCAGATCATCTTAATGACCTTGGTTCGTCATACCTAGTGCCCGAAGAGAATGTTGTCCCTTTGTTGGTGgaaaatttggacaaaaagCAGGATGCTGCTAAATTCGGTAAAATTGGTGGCCATGGTAGAACCCGACGAGGGTCAAATGGAATAATTATGGCTGGTGGTAGTAGCAAGTCTAAAAACACAGAGAAGTCAAAAGAGAAAGTGGCCAATGGAAACATGTCTAATAAATCTATGCAATCAACCAGGCAAGGCAAGGATCAAAATGAGAGAATAAAAGTTACTGATGTTGTGAAAGATCTTGATGCCGACCTTAGACCCACTGttgatgatggtggtggtggtgccTCCTCCTTATTGAATAGAAGTCTGCCAATATATATGAACTGTCCGCACTGTAGGAACTCCACAACAAAGAACGatacaacaaatattaaatttgcaaGCACTATTTCACAGCTGCAGAGGATCTTTGTG GTAACACCTGCATTCCCTATCCTGTTAGCTGCAGATCCAATCATACAATTTGAG TTGTCATGTCTACCTCCCTCTGTTCCTGATCGTGAACAAAAACTACGATTCAGCTTGGGTTGTCCAGTGATTCTGCCACCAGAgagttttctctctctaaggCTCCCTTTTGTTTATGGCGTAGAATTGGACGATGGAAGTCTACATTCTCTTAGACCTTTTGAGAATCAACCACAACTCACTGCCTATATTATGAAAGGAACAGCTTTGCAGGTTGTGTCGAGTAGAGGGAATCTTGATCCAGCATTAGTCACATAG
- the LOC105170220 gene encoding uncharacterized protein LOC105170220 isoform X2 has product MQVCHIIILIQEGSRFDTQMLKKFRVLQAAKHTMAPFIRSQNMSYATSRTRSSAHSRISPTGASPKNPSPGKSRGILNRNASSITVMSGLGSYTSLLPGQCTPVILFVFLDDFSEIHPSGNMEETSETTSLNLSPNLNSSGRPGLPTKGSSSVVVLARPVNKSEGGLRKKLQSSLEAQIRFSIKKCRTLSGFEGGHAGSRSGAIASSTPLFSLDASKAVSLVDAGLSQSGESLEFAIGLVEEVLDGKATPDSLLLESHQQNANKEDILSVKDFIYRQSDLLRGRGGLAANSNSGSAASASATASGKTVTAPELPTLGIWSSSSQLILHGILSAKRACTYETKINRMREQDTASPTGENTATPSDPFESAVSLLENGIGLNTRFSTLWCQKAFPVAKAVYLDDLPPCYPSSQHEDHLKKALRALTSMVKGPAVQVYMKKLKDECTSIWSSGRQLCDAVSLTGKPCMHQKHDTQSLSAEDIKPHSSGYVYLHACACGRSRRLRPDPFDYETANGACNSFADCDKLLPAVQMPEASIKGPIQPSSWNLIRIGGAKYYDPSKGLLQSGFYATQKFLQRWTIFVEKLKEATHSLLNNSQQGVSDRTVRVETVIDAHFQTSDAAPLGTGGAQNGVGMQIRLPSDITGNTSKNISVGRGFSNFTMRKPFSEVVAGPAAANSGFPPLLSRKQPLPDVEKGVKQHHEPQQAADKLSEIVYNQESKRVANIASIDNAPNDNGIASNTYKYGNLFPHFGSNIVPLNTNSTEQIKAASVKRMTIYLGFEHECPRGHRFILTPDHLNDLGSSYLVPEENVVPLLVENLDKKQDAAKFGKIGGHGRTRRGSNGIIMAGGSSKSKNTEKSKEKVANGNMSNKSMQSTRQGKDQNERIKVTDVVKDLDADLRPTVDDGGGGASSLLNRSLPIYMNCPHCRNSTTKNDTTNIKFASTISQLQRIFVVTPAFPILLAADPIIQFELSCLPPSVPDREQKLRFSLGCPVILPPESFLSLRLPFVYGVELDDGSLHSLRPFENQPQLTAYIMKGTALQVVSSRGNLDPALVT; this is encoded by the exons ATGCAGGTCTGTCACATAATAATACTTATTCAAGAGGGGTCACGATTCGATACTCAAATGTTGAAAAAGTTCCGGGTCCTCCAGGCTGCTAAACATACAATGGCTCCATTTATAAGATCACAAAATATGTCATATGCAACATCTAGGACTCGTTCTTCAGCCCATTCACGAATATCTCCTACCGGAGCATCACCTAAAAATCCTTCTCCTGGTAAAAGCCGAGGGATTCTAAATCGTAATGCTTCATCAATTACAGTAATGTCAGGTTTAGGTTCTTATACCTCTTTACTACCTGGTCAATGTACCCCAGTTAtactctttgtttttcttgacgATTTCAGTGAGATTCACCCCAGTGGAAATATGGAGGAGACTTCGGAGACCACATCGCTTAATTTGTCTCCAAATTTGAACAGTTCGGGCAGACCAGGCTTGCCCACAAAAGGATCTAGCTCCGTTGTTGTGCTTGCACGACCTGTGAACAAATCTGAGGGTGGATTAAGGAAGAAACTACAATCTTCCCTTGAGGCACAAATTcgtttttcaataaaaaaatgtagaaCGCTTTCAGGTTTTGAAGGCGGCCATGCTGGGTCAAGGAGTGGTGCTATTGCAAGTTCAACCCCTCTATTTTCACTTGATGCATCAAAGGCTGTTTCACTTGTAGATGCTGGTTTAAGTCAGAGTGGTGAATCTCTTGAGTTCGCAATCGGCCTTGTCGAAGAAGTATTGGATGGGAAAGCGACACCAGATTCTCTTTTGCTTGAAAGCCACCAACAAAATGCAAACAAAGAGGACATTCTCTCTGTGAAGGATTTTATCTACAGGCAGTCTGATCTTCTAAGAGGAAGAGGCGGTTTAGCTGCTAACAGCAACAGTGGCTCTGCTGCCTCTGCCTCAGCTACTGCTTCTGGAAAGACAGTAACTGCTCCAGAGCTCCCAACTTTGGGGATCTGGTCATCTTCCTCTCAATTAATTCTTCATGGAATCCTGTCAGCAAAACGTGCTTGCACATATGAAACCAAAATCAACAGGATGCGTGAGCAGGATACTGCTTCACCAACTGGAGAAAATACAGCAACTCCTTCAGATCCATTCGAATCTGCAGTATCTCTTCTGGAGAATGGTATTGGATTGAACACTAGATTTTCAACCTTGTGGTGCCAAAAAGCCTTTCCAGTTGCCAAGGCAGTTTATTTAGATGATCTGCCTCCTTGTTATCCAAGTTCACAGCATGAGGACCATCTAAAGAAGGCCTTGCGTGCCCTTACCTCAATGGTGAAGGGACCTGCCGTGCAagtttatatgaaaaaattgaaggatgaATGCACATCTATCTGGAGTTCTGGAAGGCAACTATGTGATGCAGTTAGTCTAACTGGGAAACCTTGCATGCATCAAAAGCATGACACGCAATCTCTTTCGGCAGAGGACATAAAACCTCATTCAAGTGGATATGTATACCTCCATGCTTGTGCCTGTGGTCGTTCTAGGCGACTCCGACCAGATCCCTTTGATTATGAAACAGCAAATGGTGCATGCAATAGTTTTGCTGATTGCGATAAGCTTCTTCCTGCGGTCCAGATGCCAGAAGCAAGCATTAAGGGACCCATTCAACCTTCATCCTGGAATTTGATTCGTATTGGGGGTGCAAAGTACTATGACCCTTCAAAAGGTTTACTCCAGAGCGGCTTTTATGCAACTCAGAAGTTTCTTCAAAGATGGACTATATTTGTTGAGAAGCTAAAGGAAGCAACTCATTCCCTGCTAAATAACTCCCAGCAAGGTGTCTCAGACAGAACCGTTAGAGTTGAAACTGTTATAGATGCACATTTTCAGACATCTGATGCTGCTCCGTTGGGCACTGGCGGAGCGCAGAATGGAGTGGGGATGCAGATAAGGCTCCCTTCAGATATCACTGGAAACActagtaaaaatataagtgtTGGTAGAGGATTCTCTAACTTTACAATGAGAAAACCATTTTCTGAAGTTGTTGCTGGACCAGCTGCTGCCAACTCCGGATTTCCTCCACTTTTGTCTAGAAAACAACCTTTACCAGATGTTGAGAAAGGTGTAAAGCAACATCATGAACCACAACAGGCTGCAGACAAACTTAGTGAAATTGTCTACAATCAAGAATCTAAAAGGGTTGCGAATATTGCTTCAATTGACAATGCACCGAATGATAATGGCATTGCTAGCAATACCTATAAGTATGGCAATCTCTTTCCACATTTTGGCAGCAACATAGTTCCTTTAAATACGAACAGTACGGAACAGATCAAAGCTGCCAGTGTCAAGCGTATGACTATATATTTGGGGTTTGAACATGAGTGCCCTCgtggccacaggtttataTTAACTCCAGATCATCTTAATGACCTTGGTTCGTCATACCTAGTGCCCGAAGAGAATGTTGTCCCTTTGTTGGTGgaaaatttggacaaaaagCAGGATGCTGCTAAATTCGGTAAAATTGGTGGCCATGGTAGAACCCGACGAGGGTCAAATGGAATAATTATGGCTGGTGGTAGTAGCAAGTCTAAAAACACAGAGAAGTCAAAAGAGAAAGTGGCCAATGGAAACATGTCTAATAAATCTATGCAATCAACCAGGCAAGGCAAGGATCAAAATGAGAGAATAAAAGTTACTGATGTTGTGAAAGATCTTGATGCCGACCTTAGACCCACTGttgatgatggtggtggtggtgccTCCTCCTTATTGAATAGAAGTCTGCCAATATATATGAACTGTCCGCACTGTAGGAACTCCACAACAAAGAACGatacaacaaatattaaatttgcaaGCACTATTTCACAGCTGCAGAGGATCTTTGTG GTAACACCTGCATTCCCTATCCTGTTAGCTGCAGATCCAATCATACAATTTGAG TTGTCATGTCTACCTCCCTCTGTTCCTGATCGTGAACAAAAACTACGATTCAGCTTGGGTTGTCCAGTGATTCTGCCACCAGAgagttttctctctctaaggCTCCCTTTTGTTTATGGCGTAGAATTGGACGATGGAAGTCTACATTCTCTTAGACCTTTTGAGAATCAACCACAACTCACTGCCTATATTATGAAAGGAACAGCTTTGCAGGTTGTGTCGAGTAGAGGGAATCTTGATCCAGCATTAGTCACATAG
- the LOC105169946 gene encoding aquaporin TIP1-1-like: MPGEYFNVPLRRVAIGSHDEFRQPGAVKAAVAEFISTLVFVFAGSGSGIAYNKLTGNAPNTPAGLIAASVAHAFGLFVAVAIGANISGGHVNPAVTFGLFVGGNITLFRGILYIIAQLLGSIVACLLLSFTTGGWAIPAFTVSGVSVWSAFVFEIVMTFGLVYTVYATAVDPKKGEIGVIAPIAIGFIVGANILAGGVFTGASMNPAVAFGPAVVSFTWTNHWIYWAGPLIGGGLAGVVYEGFFISHTHEPLSEF, translated from the exons ATGCCGGGCGAGTACTTCAACGTCCCCCTCCGCCGCGTCGCCATCGGCAGCCACGATGAGTTCCGCCAGCCCGGCGCCGTGAAGGCGGCGGTGGCTGAGTTCATCAGTACCCTCGTGTTCGTCTTCGCCGGCTCTGGCTCTGGCATTGCCTACAACAAGCTCACTGGAAACGCCCCCAACACCCCCGCCGGCCTCATCGCTGCCTCCGTTGCCCATGCTTTCGGACTGTTCGTGGCTGTCGCCATTGGCGCTAACATTTCCGGCGGCCACGTCAACCCCGCAGTCACGTTTGGGCTGTTTGTTGGTGGAAACATCACTCTGTTCCGTGGTATTCTCTACATCATCGCTCAGTTGCTCGGCTCCATTGTTGCTTGCCTCCTGCTCTCCTTCACCACCGGCGGCTGG GCAATTCCCGCATTCACCGTCTCCGGCGTGTCTGTCTGGAGCGCCTTCGTTTTTGAGATTGTGATGACCTTCGGGCTCGTCTACACGGTCTACGCCACCGCCGTCGACCCAAAGAAGGGTGAAATCGGCGTCATCGCACCCATTGCCATCGGTTTCATCGTGGGAGCTAACATCCTGGCCGGTGGTGTATTCACCGGAGCATCGATGAACCCTGCAGTGGCCTTCGGCCCTGCAGTGGTGAGCTTCACCTGGACCAACCACTGGATTTACTGGGCCGGGCCCCTGATTGGCGGAGGGCTGGCCGGCGTTGTGTACGAGGGGTTTTTCATCAGCCACACCCACGAGCCGTTGTCGGAGTTCTAA
- the LOC105170220 gene encoding uncharacterized protein LOC105170220 isoform X1, which yields MEPNSHSIRVLVRPPPAPTHPLPPQPPPPDPSPPPRNGVVVVGFIGRRHHDVSHLINKIIDSKVFGSGSLDTPFRFEPDKINPETRKWFESRKLSFYHDEEQGILYLQFSSVCCPVTEEGSETRFESVMEEQEFGDLQGLLFMFSVCHIIILIQEGSRFDTQMLKKFRVLQAAKHTMAPFIRSQNMSYATSRTRSSAHSRISPTGASPKNPSPGKSRGILNRNASSITVMSGLGSYTSLLPGQCTPVILFVFLDDFSEIHPSGNMEETSETTSLNLSPNLNSSGRPGLPTKGSSSVVVLARPVNKSEGGLRKKLQSSLEAQIRFSIKKCRTLSGFEGGHAGSRSGAIASSTPLFSLDASKAVSLVDAGLSQSGESLEFAIGLVEEVLDGKATPDSLLLESHQQNANKEDILSVKDFIYRQSDLLRGRGGLAANSNSGSAASASATASGKTVTAPELPTLGIWSSSSQLILHGILSAKRACTYETKINRMREQDTASPTGENTATPSDPFESAVSLLENGIGLNTRFSTLWCQKAFPVAKAVYLDDLPPCYPSSQHEDHLKKALRALTSMVKGPAVQVYMKKLKDECTSIWSSGRQLCDAVSLTGKPCMHQKHDTQSLSAEDIKPHSSGYVYLHACACGRSRRLRPDPFDYETANGACNSFADCDKLLPAVQMPEASIKGPIQPSSWNLIRIGGAKYYDPSKGLLQSGFYATQKFLQRWTIFVEKLKEATHSLLNNSQQGVSDRTVRVETVIDAHFQTSDAAPLGTGGAQNGVGMQIRLPSDITGNTSKNISVGRGFSNFTMRKPFSEVVAGPAAANSGFPPLLSRKQPLPDVEKGVKQHHEPQQAADKLSEIVYNQESKRVANIASIDNAPNDNGIASNTYKYGNLFPHFGSNIVPLNTNSTEQIKAASVKRMTIYLGFEHECPRGHRFILTPDHLNDLGSSYLVPEENVVPLLVENLDKKQDAAKFGKIGGHGRTRRGSNGIIMAGGSSKSKNTEKSKEKVANGNMSNKSMQSTRQGKDQNERIKVTDVVKDLDADLRPTVDDGGGGASSLLNRSLPIYMNCPHCRNSTTKNDTTNIKFASTISQLQRIFVVTPAFPILLAADPIIQFELSCLPPSVPDREQKLRFSLGCPVILPPESFLSLRLPFVYGVELDDGSLHSLRPFENQPQLTAYIMKGTALQVVSSRGNLDPALVT from the exons ATGGAACCCAATTCCCACTCCATCCGGGTTCTCGTTCGCCCACCTCCTGCGCCCACCCATCCCCTCCCTCCTCAACCGCCGCCGCCCGACCCATCTCCGCCCCCTAGGAACGGCGTCGTCGTCGTGGGATTCATAGGGAGGCGCCACCACGACGTGTCCCACCtcatcaacaaaattattgactCCAAGGTTTTCGGCTCCGGCAGTTTGGACACCCCCTTTCGCTTTGAACCCGACAAAATCAACCCGGAGACGAGGAAATGGTTCGAGAGCAGGAAATTAAGCTTTTATCACGACGAGGAGCAGGGGATTTTGTACTTGCAGTTTTCCTCTGTCTGTTGCCCAGTGACTGAGGAGGGTTCAGAGACCCGGTTTGAGTCAGTTATGGAGGAGCAGGAGTTCGGGGATCTTCAGGGGTTGCTCTTTATGTTCTCt GTCTGTCACATAATAATACTTATTCAAGAGGGGTCACGATTCGATACTCAAATGTTGAAAAAGTTCCGGGTCCTCCAGGCTGCTAAACATACAATGGCTCCATTTATAAGATCACAAAATATGTCATATGCAACATCTAGGACTCGTTCTTCAGCCCATTCACGAATATCTCCTACCGGAGCATCACCTAAAAATCCTTCTCCTGGTAAAAGCCGAGGGATTCTAAATCGTAATGCTTCATCAATTACAGTAATGTCAGGTTTAGGTTCTTATACCTCTTTACTACCTGGTCAATGTACCCCAGTTAtactctttgtttttcttgacgATTTCAGTGAGATTCACCCCAGTGGAAATATGGAGGAGACTTCGGAGACCACATCGCTTAATTTGTCTCCAAATTTGAACAGTTCGGGCAGACCAGGCTTGCCCACAAAAGGATCTAGCTCCGTTGTTGTGCTTGCACGACCTGTGAACAAATCTGAGGGTGGATTAAGGAAGAAACTACAATCTTCCCTTGAGGCACAAATTcgtttttcaataaaaaaatgtagaaCGCTTTCAGGTTTTGAAGGCGGCCATGCTGGGTCAAGGAGTGGTGCTATTGCAAGTTCAACCCCTCTATTTTCACTTGATGCATCAAAGGCTGTTTCACTTGTAGATGCTGGTTTAAGTCAGAGTGGTGAATCTCTTGAGTTCGCAATCGGCCTTGTCGAAGAAGTATTGGATGGGAAAGCGACACCAGATTCTCTTTTGCTTGAAAGCCACCAACAAAATGCAAACAAAGAGGACATTCTCTCTGTGAAGGATTTTATCTACAGGCAGTCTGATCTTCTAAGAGGAAGAGGCGGTTTAGCTGCTAACAGCAACAGTGGCTCTGCTGCCTCTGCCTCAGCTACTGCTTCTGGAAAGACAGTAACTGCTCCAGAGCTCCCAACTTTGGGGATCTGGTCATCTTCCTCTCAATTAATTCTTCATGGAATCCTGTCAGCAAAACGTGCTTGCACATATGAAACCAAAATCAACAGGATGCGTGAGCAGGATACTGCTTCACCAACTGGAGAAAATACAGCAACTCCTTCAGATCCATTCGAATCTGCAGTATCTCTTCTGGAGAATGGTATTGGATTGAACACTAGATTTTCAACCTTGTGGTGCCAAAAAGCCTTTCCAGTTGCCAAGGCAGTTTATTTAGATGATCTGCCTCCTTGTTATCCAAGTTCACAGCATGAGGACCATCTAAAGAAGGCCTTGCGTGCCCTTACCTCAATGGTGAAGGGACCTGCCGTGCAagtttatatgaaaaaattgaaggatgaATGCACATCTATCTGGAGTTCTGGAAGGCAACTATGTGATGCAGTTAGTCTAACTGGGAAACCTTGCATGCATCAAAAGCATGACACGCAATCTCTTTCGGCAGAGGACATAAAACCTCATTCAAGTGGATATGTATACCTCCATGCTTGTGCCTGTGGTCGTTCTAGGCGACTCCGACCAGATCCCTTTGATTATGAAACAGCAAATGGTGCATGCAATAGTTTTGCTGATTGCGATAAGCTTCTTCCTGCGGTCCAGATGCCAGAAGCAAGCATTAAGGGACCCATTCAACCTTCATCCTGGAATTTGATTCGTATTGGGGGTGCAAAGTACTATGACCCTTCAAAAGGTTTACTCCAGAGCGGCTTTTATGCAACTCAGAAGTTTCTTCAAAGATGGACTATATTTGTTGAGAAGCTAAAGGAAGCAACTCATTCCCTGCTAAATAACTCCCAGCAAGGTGTCTCAGACAGAACCGTTAGAGTTGAAACTGTTATAGATGCACATTTTCAGACATCTGATGCTGCTCCGTTGGGCACTGGCGGAGCGCAGAATGGAGTGGGGATGCAGATAAGGCTCCCTTCAGATATCACTGGAAACActagtaaaaatataagtgtTGGTAGAGGATTCTCTAACTTTACAATGAGAAAACCATTTTCTGAAGTTGTTGCTGGACCAGCTGCTGCCAACTCCGGATTTCCTCCACTTTTGTCTAGAAAACAACCTTTACCAGATGTTGAGAAAGGTGTAAAGCAACATCATGAACCACAACAGGCTGCAGACAAACTTAGTGAAATTGTCTACAATCAAGAATCTAAAAGGGTTGCGAATATTGCTTCAATTGACAATGCACCGAATGATAATGGCATTGCTAGCAATACCTATAAGTATGGCAATCTCTTTCCACATTTTGGCAGCAACATAGTTCCTTTAAATACGAACAGTACGGAACAGATCAAAGCTGCCAGTGTCAAGCGTATGACTATATATTTGGGGTTTGAACATGAGTGCCCTCgtggccacaggtttataTTAACTCCAGATCATCTTAATGACCTTGGTTCGTCATACCTAGTGCCCGAAGAGAATGTTGTCCCTTTGTTGGTGgaaaatttggacaaaaagCAGGATGCTGCTAAATTCGGTAAAATTGGTGGCCATGGTAGAACCCGACGAGGGTCAAATGGAATAATTATGGCTGGTGGTAGTAGCAAGTCTAAAAACACAGAGAAGTCAAAAGAGAAAGTGGCCAATGGAAACATGTCTAATAAATCTATGCAATCAACCAGGCAAGGCAAGGATCAAAATGAGAGAATAAAAGTTACTGATGTTGTGAAAGATCTTGATGCCGACCTTAGACCCACTGttgatgatggtggtggtggtgccTCCTCCTTATTGAATAGAAGTCTGCCAATATATATGAACTGTCCGCACTGTAGGAACTCCACAACAAAGAACGatacaacaaatattaaatttgcaaGCACTATTTCACAGCTGCAGAGGATCTTTGTG GTAACACCTGCATTCCCTATCCTGTTAGCTGCAGATCCAATCATACAATTTGAG TTGTCATGTCTACCTCCCTCTGTTCCTGATCGTGAACAAAAACTACGATTCAGCTTGGGTTGTCCAGTGATTCTGCCACCAGAgagttttctctctctaaggCTCCCTTTTGTTTATGGCGTAGAATTGGACGATGGAAGTCTACATTCTCTTAGACCTTTTGAGAATCAACCACAACTCACTGCCTATATTATGAAAGGAACAGCTTTGCAGGTTGTGTCGAGTAGAGGGAATCTTGATCCAGCATTAGTCACATAG
- the LOC105169947 gene encoding superoxide dismutase [Cu-Zn], chloroplastic — protein sequence MQAALAVMAAHTVLAAAVPAAHQSLLFPSISSASSLSLPLHSSFHGVALKANVRPFLSLSAATAPKPLTVVAATKKAVAVLKGTSNVEGVVTLTQEDDGPTTVNVRITGLTPGKHGFHLHEYGDTTNGCISTGPHFNPNGLTHGAPEDEVRHAGDLGNIVANADGVAEATIVDSQIPLTGPDSVVGRAFVVHELEDDLGKGGHELSLTTGNAGGRLACGVVGLTPL from the exons ATGCAAGCAGCACTTGCGGTCATGGCAGCGCACACAGTTCTCGCCGCCGCTGTTCCAGCCGCCCACCAATCTCTCCTCTTCCCCAGCATTTCATCTGCGTCATCTCTATCTCTCCCGCTTCACTCTTCCTTCCACGGCGTCGCTCTTAAGGCAAATGTCCGCCCGTTCTTGTCTCTCTCGGCTGCTACCGCCCCCAAGCCACTCACCGTCGTCGCCGCCACCAAGAAGGCTGTTGCTGTTCTCAAGGGTACCTCGAATGTGGAGGGCGTTGTCACTCTCACACAGGAAGATGATG GCCCCACTACTGTCAATGTTCGTATCACTGGGCTCACTCCAGGAAAACACGGGTTTCACCTG CATGAGTATGGTGACACTACAAATGGGTGTATATCAACAG GACCACATTTTAATCCAAATGGCTTAACACATGGAGCTCCTGAAGATGAAGTCCGTCATGCGGGTGACCTGGGAAACATAGTTGCTAATGCTGATG GTGTGGCTGAAGCAACCATTGTAGACAGTCAG ATACCTCTGACTGGTCCTGACTCAGTTGTTGGAAGAGCTTTTGTGGTTCATGAGCTTGAGGATGATCTTGGAAAGG GCGGTCATGAACTTAGTCTCACCACTGGCAATGCTGGTGGACGTTTGGCTTGTG GTGTTGTTGGTTTGACTCCCCTGTAA